The proteins below come from a single Brevundimonas sp. LM2 genomic window:
- a CDS encoding family 43 glycosylhydrolase, with amino-acid sequence MKLTRRGAFGLAALGVTVPPAASVAQTAPACTGRATGDWSAMTWGTGIEGQRRADLGDGSYLNPIMAGDRPDPSILKDGDTYYMTFSSFESVPGIVIWRSVDLVNWTPVVAALTQNIGSVWAPELCKHDGRYFVYIPARFPEYRSSYVIHADRIEGPWSAPIDLKLPDHIDPGHVVGEDGKRYLFLSGGDMIQLADDGLSTVGAVRHVYDPWRYPADWDVEGFSPEGPKVMRRGDWFYMITAVGGTAGPPTGHMVIVARAKSVFGPWEDHPRNPIVRTTDRREKWWSRGHATFIEGPTGDWWTVYHGYENAFWTLGRQTLLDRIVWGADDWPQAAGGDLSEPAAKPAEIADQPHGMALSDDFSTDKFGIQWSFYNPDASDSGRFRRRDGVLHMAAKGTSPKDCSPLTFVQGEHAYCFEVEVEIDEGTTAGVLLFYDNALYAGLGFDGSRFVTHQYGLERGRPGHPHGRRMHLRLTNDNHIVTFHHSADGQTWTKFDRQMEVSGYHHNVRGGFMMLRPGLYSAGTGEARFRNLRYTALPASRTPA; translated from the coding sequence ATGAAACTGACACGACGCGGCGCTTTCGGACTGGCGGCGTTGGGCGTGACGGTCCCGCCGGCCGCCAGCGTCGCCCAGACGGCACCCGCCTGCACCGGGCGCGCCACGGGCGACTGGAGCGCCATGACGTGGGGCACCGGGATCGAAGGCCAGCGTCGGGCCGATCTCGGCGACGGTAGCTATCTGAACCCGATCATGGCGGGCGACCGGCCCGACCCGTCGATCCTGAAGGACGGCGACACCTACTACATGACCTTCTCGTCGTTCGAGTCGGTCCCGGGCATCGTCATCTGGCGCTCGGTGGATCTGGTCAACTGGACGCCGGTCGTGGCCGCCCTGACCCAGAACATCGGCTCGGTCTGGGCCCCGGAGCTGTGCAAGCACGACGGGCGCTATTTCGTCTACATCCCGGCCCGGTTTCCCGAATACCGCTCCAGCTACGTCATCCATGCCGATCGGATCGAGGGGCCCTGGAGCGCGCCCATCGACCTGAAGCTGCCCGATCACATCGACCCCGGCCATGTCGTGGGCGAGGACGGCAAACGCTATCTGTTCCTCAGCGGCGGCGACATGATCCAGCTGGCCGACGACGGGTTGTCTACCGTGGGCGCGGTGCGCCACGTTTACGACCCCTGGCGCTATCCGGCCGACTGGGACGTCGAGGGGTTCTCGCCCGAGGGCCCCAAGGTCATGCGGCGCGGCGACTGGTTCTACATGATCACCGCCGTCGGCGGCACCGCCGGTCCCCCCACCGGCCACATGGTCATCGTGGCCCGCGCGAAGTCCGTCTTCGGCCCCTGGGAGGATCATCCGCGCAACCCCATCGTCCGCACCACCGACCGCCGCGAGAAATGGTGGTCGCGCGGCCATGCGACCTTCATCGAGGGCCCGACCGGAGATTGGTGGACGGTCTACCACGGCTATGAGAACGCCTTCTGGACCCTGGGCCGCCAGACGCTGCTGGACCGCATCGTCTGGGGTGCCGACGACTGGCCCCAGGCCGCGGGCGGCGATCTGTCAGAACCGGCCGCTAAGCCCGCCGAAATCGCGGACCAGCCGCACGGCATGGCCCTGTCGGACGACTTCAGCACCGACAAGTTCGGCATCCAGTGGAGCTTCTACAATCCGGACGCCAGCGACAGCGGCCGGTTCCGGCGCCGCGACGGCGTGCTGCACATGGCCGCCAAGGGCACCTCGCCTAAGGACTGCTCGCCCCTGACTTTCGTCCAGGGCGAACACGCCTATTGCTTCGAGGTCGAAGTCGAGATCGACGAAGGCACCACGGCCGGCGTCCTGCTGTTCTACGACAACGCCCTTTATGCCGGCCTGGGTTTCGATGGCTCCCGCTTCGTCACCCACCAGTACGGACTGGAGCGCGGCCGGCCAGGCCATCCCCATGGGCGGCGCATGCATCTGCGCCTGACCAACGACAACCACATCGTCACCTTCCACCACTCGGCGGACGGCCAGACCTGGACCAAGTTCGACCGCCAGATGGAGGTCTCGGGCTATCATCACAATGTGCGCGGCGGCTTCATGATGCTGCGGCCCGGCCTCTACTCGGCAGGCACCGGCGAGGCCCGCTTCCGAAACCTGCGCTACACCGCCCTGCCCGCTTCGAGGACGCCCGCATGA
- a CDS encoding MFS transporter — MTQDLGAATLRRITARLMPLFCLMYLIAYIDRQNVSYAKLQMADALGMSEAVYGLGAGLFFIGYFLFEAPANLVLAKVGARVWFTRIMATWGLITIGLGFTSSPAMFYILRFLLGAAEAGFFPGVLYVLTLWYPQAHRGRMIGAFMIASAVANAVGALIGGALLDLDGLMGLAGWQWVFIATGIPAVLLAPYVLWRLPNGPDTAPWLAADQKAWIARTLQAEADASPDPGHTSAWRAILDRRVLLLALMYVGFPLAAYGLSYWLPTVVRGFGVSNTVNGMLNVIPWVLVGLALWWLPRHAARVGHSAWHIAGPALIGAACLVLSVIASDPVAQFALLCIAAPAIFAAQPVFWSLPPTFLRGAGAAAGIAAINSIGNLGGFVAQTVVPAIKQATGSDILPMLFPALCLTIAAGLVFVVLPQLTRGAGSGEGSRRAS; from the coding sequence ATGACACAGGACCTGGGCGCGGCGACGCTGCGGCGGATCACGGCGCGGCTGATGCCGCTGTTCTGTCTGATGTATCTGATCGCCTATATCGACCGGCAGAACGTCTCCTACGCCAAGCTGCAGATGGCCGACGCCCTGGGCATGAGCGAGGCGGTCTATGGCCTGGGGGCCGGGCTGTTCTTCATCGGCTATTTCCTGTTCGAAGCCCCCGCCAACCTGGTGCTGGCCAAGGTCGGGGCCCGGGTCTGGTTCACCCGGATCATGGCCACCTGGGGCCTGATCACCATTGGCCTGGGCTTCACCAGCAGTCCGGCCATGTTCTACATCCTCCGCTTTTTGCTCGGCGCGGCGGAGGCGGGCTTCTTTCCCGGCGTCCTCTATGTCCTGACCCTGTGGTACCCCCAGGCCCATCGCGGGCGGATGATCGGCGCCTTCATGATCGCGAGCGCCGTGGCCAATGCGGTCGGGGCCCTGATCGGCGGGGCCCTGCTGGATTTGGACGGGCTGATGGGTCTGGCGGGCTGGCAGTGGGTCTTCATCGCCACCGGCATCCCGGCCGTGCTGCTGGCCCCCTATGTGCTGTGGCGGCTGCCGAACGGGCCGGACACGGCCCCCTGGCTGGCGGCGGACCAGAAGGCCTGGATCGCCCGCACGCTGCAGGCGGAGGCGGACGCCAGCCCCGATCCGGGTCACACCTCGGCCTGGCGCGCGATCCTGGACCGCCGGGTCCTGCTGCTGGCCCTGATGTACGTCGGGTTTCCCCTAGCCGCCTATGGGCTCAGCTACTGGCTGCCGACCGTGGTGCGGGGCTTCGGCGTGTCCAACACCGTCAACGGCATGCTGAACGTGATCCCCTGGGTCCTGGTGGGGTTGGCCCTGTGGTGGCTGCCGCGCCATGCGGCGCGGGTCGGGCACAGCGCCTGGCATATCGCGGGTCCCGCCCTGATCGGGGCGGCCTGTCTGGTGTTGAGCGTGATCGCCTCGGACCCGGTGGCCCAGTTCGCCCTGCTGTGCATCGCCGCCCCGGCCATCTTCGCGGCCCAGCCGGTGTTCTGGAGCCTGCCGCCGACCTTCCTGCGCGGGGCCGGGGCGGCGGCGGGGATCGCGGCGATCAACTCGATCGGCAACCTGGGCGGCTTCGTCGCCCAGACGGTCGTGCCCGCGATCAAACAGGCCACGGGCAGCGACATCCTGCCGATGCTGTTCCCGGCCCTGTGCCTGACGATCGCGGCGGGCCTCGTCTTCGTCGTCCTGCCCCAGCTGACGCGGGGGGCGGGTAGCGGCGAGGGTTCGAGACGCGCAAGCTGA
- a CDS encoding SMP-30/gluconolactonase/LRE family protein, protein MTLSRRTVITGAAALSIGACQSVPMPVAAQVYPSVGRIVRDDPALDRLIAPDARIEKLAEGFTWSEGPVWIADGGYLLFSDVPQNRIHRWSEADGAAVFLAPSGYDGPDPSGFREPGSNGLIAGPAGSILMADHGNRAIARVDLATRAKTLLATRYGGKRFNSPNDLVQARSGAIFFTDPPYGLKDMNESPLKEQPHNGVYRLDPDGTVTLLVDDLTFPNGVALSPDQRTLYVAQSDPARAVIMAYDLGADGQVSGGRVLRDFTATVGASAPGLPDGLAVDAEGHLFATGSGGVHVLTPEGRSLGRIDTGTAAANCKFGGEDGRTLFITSGPFLARLRTRTRG, encoded by the coding sequence TTGACCCTGTCCCGCCGCACCGTCATCACCGGGGCCGCCGCCCTGTCCATCGGCGCCTGCCAGAGCGTGCCCATGCCCGTCGCCGCCCAGGTCTACCCCTCCGTCGGCCGCATCGTGCGCGACGACCCGGCCCTGGATCGCCTGATCGCGCCCGATGCCCGGATCGAGAAACTGGCCGAGGGTTTCACCTGGTCCGAGGGGCCGGTGTGGATCGCCGACGGCGGCTATCTGCTGTTCAGCGACGTGCCCCAGAACCGCATCCATCGGTGGTCGGAGGCCGACGGTGCCGCGGTGTTCCTGGCCCCCTCGGGCTATGACGGACCGGACCCCTCGGGCTTTCGCGAGCCCGGCTCGAACGGCCTGATCGCGGGGCCGGCGGGATCGATCCTGATGGCCGACCATGGCAATCGCGCCATCGCCCGGGTCGATCTGGCCACGCGCGCCAAGACCCTGCTGGCGACCCGCTACGGCGGCAAGCGGTTCAACTCGCCCAACGACCTGGTGCAGGCCCGCAGCGGCGCGATCTTCTTCACCGATCCGCCCTATGGCCTGAAGGACATGAACGAGTCGCCGCTGAAGGAGCAGCCGCACAACGGCGTCTATCGGCTGGACCCCGACGGCACGGTGACCCTGCTCGTCGACGACCTGACCTTCCCCAACGGCGTGGCCCTGTCGCCCGATCAGCGGACCCTCTACGTCGCCCAGTCCGACCCGGCCCGCGCCGTCATCATGGCCTATGACCTCGGCGCGGACGGGCAGGTCTCTGGCGGTCGGGTTCTGCGGGACTTCACCGCCACGGTCGGCGCTTCGGCCCCGGGCCTGCCCGACGGACTGGCCGTCGACGCCGAGGGTCACCTGTTCGCGACGGGCTCGGGCGGCGTCCATGTGCTGACGCCCGAGGGTCGATCCTTGGGCCGGATCGACACCGGCACGGCCGCCGCCAACTGCAAATTCGGCGGGGAGGACGGCCGCACCCTGTTCATCACCTCCGGGCCGTTCCTCGCGCGCCTGCGGACCCGGACGCGCGGCTGA
- the pelA gene encoding pectate lyase, whose translation MTRLRSLVLGAALSLLASCALAQTEWNSRILKQDTGWYATPEASAIADSVILYQSAEGGFPKNTDLAAPPTGPLDADVANTIDNDGTTLPMQFLARVIEARGETETAAYRAAFLKALDYLLASQSPNGGFPQFYPRRGGYYDRITYNDDAMARVLTLLRTISSDGAHYAFVDPARKARAAEAVARGTELILKTQIVQNGAPTVWCAQHDEVTLAPAWARRFEPPSLSGNESAGLVRFLMAIPDPDPEVVAAIEGAVAWYRQTAIPHLRIDNAPGADGLPDRRVVADPAAGPLWARFYELETNRPIFMGRDSVVRYDFAEIERERRVGYNYYGDWGARLIAVDYPAWRARVGRS comes from the coding sequence ATGACCCGCCTGAGATCGCTTGTGCTGGGCGCAGCGCTTTCGCTGCTCGCCTCGTGTGCCCTGGCCCAGACGGAGTGGAACAGCCGGATCCTGAAGCAGGACACCGGCTGGTACGCCACGCCGGAGGCCTCGGCCATCGCCGACAGCGTGATCCTGTATCAGTCGGCCGAGGGGGGGTTTCCCAAGAACACCGACCTCGCCGCGCCGCCGACCGGGCCGCTGGACGCCGATGTGGCCAACACCATCGACAACGACGGCACCACCCTGCCCATGCAGTTCCTGGCCCGGGTGATCGAGGCGCGGGGCGAGACCGAGACGGCGGCCTATCGCGCGGCCTTCCTGAAGGCGCTCGACTATCTGCTGGCCTCCCAGTCGCCCAATGGGGGCTTCCCGCAGTTCTATCCCCGGCGCGGGGGCTACTACGACCGCATCACCTACAATGACGACGCCATGGCGCGTGTGCTGACCCTGCTGCGCACGATCTCAAGCGACGGTGCGCATTACGCCTTCGTCGATCCCGCGCGGAAGGCCCGGGCCGCCGAGGCCGTAGCGCGCGGAACCGAGCTGATCCTGAAGACCCAGATCGTCCAGAACGGTGCTCCGACCGTCTGGTGCGCCCAGCATGACGAGGTCACCCTGGCCCCCGCCTGGGCCCGCCGGTTCGAACCGCCGTCGCTGTCGGGCAACGAGAGCGCCGGCCTGGTCCGCTTCCTGATGGCCATTCCCGATCCCGATCCCGAGGTCGTAGCCGCGATCGAAGGCGCCGTGGCCTGGTATCGGCAGACCGCCATTCCCCATCTGAGGATCGACAACGCGCCCGGGGCGGACGGCCTGCCGGACCGGCGCGTCGTGGCGGATCCCGCCGCGGGCCCCCTGTGGGCGCGCTTCTATGAGCTGGAGACCAACCGTCCCATCTTCATGGGCCGGGACTCCGTCGTGCGGTATGACTTCGCCGAGATCGAACGCGAGCGCCGGGTCGGCTACAACTACTACGGCGACTGGGGTGCCCGGCTGATCGCGGTCGACTACCCCGCCTGGCGCGCCCGCGTCGGCCGGAGCTGA
- the bglX gene encoding beta-glucosidase BglX — MLRRPRVALVAAVVGLCLSMAGSAGAQTPAGPSPRVRDLLGRMTLDEKIGQLNQIPGGRQRALNSRLDAAALDRVRRGEIGSFLHVAGAAQLRELQRMAVEESRLGVPLLFGMDVVHGYKTLFPVPLALAASWDPALMEQTARVAAVEATAAGLNWTFSPMVDIARDPRWGRVVEGAGEDPYLGSVLATAQVRGYQGTSLADPTSILATAKHFVGYGAAEGGRDYDSADITDRTLHEVYLPPFHAAAKAGAGSMMTAFNDIGGVPLTAHPALVRGVLRDRWGYDGLIVSDWNAIPELLNHGIAATPQAAGALALRGGVDMDMAGNLYSAQLKGAVEADSALLPMLDQAVIAVLTAKERLGLFDAPYGRTDPAREAAAMLTPEHRAVAREAARRSIVLLKNDGGLLPLAASVRRIAVIGALAEDANSSLGSWRAQGKVEDVRPLLPALREALPQATLTYAQGYRPEAAQAIAVTASGEGAQAVVEISDADALAEAVAVVRASDLVLLVVGEHFDRSGEARSYTDIGLSAAQDALAAAVLDTGKPVVVLLMNGRPLAIPELAERAPAILETWFLGVESGPAIADVLTGRVSPGGRLPISFPRASGAAPLTYAHLPTGRPAAEDLVRDTARYRDQPITPLFAFGHGLSYASFDYSDLRLSTTEVAADGSVEVSVTVRNVSDVAADEVVQLYVRDPVAAVSRPVQELRGFRRVAFVPGEAKRVRFTLTPAQVAFWDPDGWRIQTGEIQVMVGASSADIRARAAFTITSEGVSDIPAAAIATPSSEEPVA, encoded by the coding sequence ATGCTGAGACGCCCCCGTGTCGCCCTGGTCGCCGCCGTGGTCGGACTGTGTCTGTCGATGGCCGGTTCCGCAGGGGCCCAGACGCCCGCCGGGCCGTCACCGCGTGTCCGCGACCTGCTCGGCCGCATGACGCTGGACGAAAAGATCGGCCAGCTGAACCAGATCCCCGGGGGACGCCAGCGGGCGCTGAACTCGCGTCTGGACGCCGCCGCCCTGGACCGGGTCCGCCGGGGCGAGATCGGCTCCTTCCTGCACGTGGCGGGTGCCGCCCAGCTCCGCGAGCTGCAGCGAATGGCGGTCGAGGAGTCCCGCCTGGGTGTGCCCCTGCTGTTCGGCATGGACGTGGTGCATGGCTACAAGACCTTGTTTCCGGTCCCCCTGGCCCTGGCCGCGAGCTGGGATCCGGCGCTGATGGAGCAGACCGCGCGGGTCGCGGCGGTCGAGGCCACCGCCGCCGGGCTGAACTGGACCTTCTCGCCCATGGTCGACATCGCCCGGGACCCCCGCTGGGGCCGGGTCGTCGAGGGGGCGGGGGAGGACCCCTATCTCGGCTCCGTCCTGGCGACGGCCCAGGTGCGCGGCTATCAGGGAACGTCGCTGGCCGATCCCACCTCGATCCTGGCCACCGCCAAGCATTTCGTCGGCTATGGCGCGGCCGAGGGCGGGCGCGACTACGACAGCGCCGACATCACCGACCGCACCCTGCACGAGGTCTACCTGCCGCCCTTCCACGCGGCGGCCAAGGCCGGGGCGGGATCGATGATGACCGCCTTCAACGACATCGGCGGCGTGCCCCTGACCGCTCATCCGGCCCTGGTGCGCGGCGTGCTGCGGGACCGGTGGGGCTATGACGGCCTGATCGTCAGCGACTGGAACGCCATCCCCGAACTGCTGAACCACGGCATCGCCGCCACGCCGCAGGCGGCCGGGGCCCTGGCCCTGCGCGGCGGGGTCGATATGGACATGGCCGGCAATCTGTATTCAGCCCAGTTGAAGGGGGCCGTCGAGGCCGATTCGGCCCTGCTGCCGATGCTGGATCAGGCGGTGATTGCCGTGCTGACGGCCAAGGAGCGTCTCGGCCTGTTCGACGCCCCCTATGGCCGCACCGACCCGGCGCGCGAGGCCGCGGCCATGCTGACCCCCGAACACCGCGCCGTCGCCCGCGAGGCGGCGCGGCGCTCGATCGTGCTGCTGAAGAACGACGGCGGCCTGCTGCCCCTGGCCGCTTCTGTGCGCCGCATCGCCGTGATCGGGGCCCTGGCCGAGGACGCCAACTCCTCGTTGGGCAGCTGGCGCGCCCAGGGCAAGGTCGAGGACGTCCGGCCGCTGTTGCCCGCCCTGCGCGAGGCCCTGCCGCAGGCGACCCTGACCTATGCCCAGGGCTATCGGCCCGAGGCGGCCCAGGCCATCGCCGTGACCGCCTCGGGGGAGGGGGCCCAGGCGGTGGTCGAGATCTCCGACGCCGATGCCCTGGCCGAGGCCGTCGCCGTGGTTCGCGCATCCGACCTGGTCCTGCTGGTGGTCGGCGAGCATTTCGACCGCTCGGGCGAGGCCCGCTCCTATACCGACATCGGCCTCAGCGCCGCGCAGGACGCCCTGGCCGCCGCCGTGCTCGACACCGGCAAGCCGGTCGTGGTCCTGCTGATGAACGGCCGGCCGCTGGCGATCCCCGAACTGGCGGAGCGTGCGCCGGCCATCCTCGAGACCTGGTTTCTAGGCGTCGAGTCCGGCCCGGCCATCGCCGACGTCCTGACCGGCCGCGTCTCGCCCGGCGGCCGCCTGCCGATCAGCTTCCCTCGCGCCAGCGGGGCCGCGCCCCTGACCTATGCCCACCTGCCGACCGGACGCCCGGCGGCCGAAGACCTGGTGCGCGACACCGCCCGCTACCGGGACCAGCCGATCACCCCGCTGTTCGCCTTCGGCCACGGCCTCAGCTACGCCAGCTTCGATTACTCGGACCTGCGGCTAAGCACGACCGAGGTCGCCGCCGACGGCTCGGTCGAGGTCAGCGTCACGGTGCGCAATGTGTCCGACGTCGCCGCCGACGAGGTGGTCCAGCTCTATGTCCGGGATCCGGTCGCCGCCGTGTCCCGCCCGGTGCAGGAGCTGCGTGGCTTCCGCCGCGTGGCCTTCGTCCCGGGCGAGGCCAAGCGGGTGCGGTTCACCCTGACCCCCGCGCAGGTCGCCTTCTGGGACCCCGACGGATGGCGTATCCAGACCGGCGAGATCCAGGTCATGGTCGGGGCCTCCTCCGCCGACATTCGGGCGCGCGCCGCCTTCACCATCACCTCCGAGGGTGTCAGCGACATCCCCGCCGCCGCCATCGCCACCCCGTCCTCCGAGGAGCCCGTCGCTTGA
- a CDS encoding RNA polymerase sigma factor, translating into MSEISDADLSLTAPALTASAGSEAFDALSRRLRPALMRYFQRRTESAADAEELVQELFLRLLRRADLFALQNLDGYVFEAAANLARDRARRQQARGGRHIDIDDIEPAADEPSPERVVDGRKRLDLMLSALDRLPPRARTIVILRRFESLTYGQIADRLGISVSAVEKHMVRSMSALRAALAQIADT; encoded by the coding sequence GTGAGCGAGATTTCCGACGCAGATCTGTCCCTGACCGCGCCGGCCCTCACGGCCTCGGCCGGGTCCGAGGCCTTCGATGCCCTGTCTCGACGTCTGCGCCCCGCGCTGATGCGGTATTTCCAGCGGCGGACGGAGTCGGCGGCTGACGCGGAGGAGCTGGTCCAAGAACTCTTTCTGCGGCTGCTGCGGCGCGCCGACCTGTTCGCGCTGCAGAATCTAGACGGCTATGTGTTCGAGGCCGCCGCCAACCTGGCGCGCGACCGGGCGCGGCGGCAACAGGCGCGCGGCGGGCGCCACATCGATATCGACGACATCGAGCCCGCGGCCGACGAGCCCTCGCCCGAGCGCGTCGTGGACGGCCGCAAACGTCTGGATCTGATGCTGTCCGCCCTCGACCGCCTGCCGCCGCGCGCCCGGACCATCGTCATCCTGCGCCGGTTCGAGAGCCTGACCTACGGCCAGATCGCGGACCGCCTGGGGATCTCGGTCAGCGCCGTGGAAAAGCACATGGTCCGGTCCATGTCCGCCCTGCGGGCCGCGCTCGCGCAGATCGCCGACACCTGA